The Vicia villosa cultivar HV-30 ecotype Madison, WI linkage group LG1, Vvil1.0, whole genome shotgun sequence genome includes a region encoding these proteins:
- the LOC131652578 gene encoding protein FAR1-RELATED SEQUENCE 5-like, whose product MSKYSESTLHLDSDGEEVEFTSVNGDGSDRDTLEKEDCNGHKCLSEVTDEDIRAREFSTEEEAIQFYITYAHFHGFAVRKDDIVRDHKRKIVFRQLLCNKEGKSERKNKKNEDKYRPTMRTGCLARFRVAYDYVRKLWRVTKFESSHNHKLTPARFIHLIPNYRKLSEADKEVVNGLHSQGVRTCHILGFLMGQKGGHENLGFIKKDLYNYTHHQGRVRIEGGDTFATLSYFQGKADSDSTFFFLQSLPLQMTGG is encoded by the coding sequence atgtctaAATATAGTGAATCAACTTTGCATCTCGATAGTGACGGTGAAGAGGTGGAATTCACCAGTGTTAACGGTGATGGTAGTGATAGAGATACGTTGGAGAAAGAGGATTGTAATGGTCATAAATGTTTAAGTGAAGTTACAGATGAAGATATAAGAGCTAGGGAATTTAGCACAGAGGAAGAAGCGATACAATTTTATATAACATATGCTCATTTCCATGGATTTGCGGTAAGAAAAGATGATATTGTACGCGATCATAAAAGGAAAATTGTTTTCCGTCAATTACTTTGCAATAAAGAAGGAAAGAGTGaaagaaaaaataagaagaatgagGATAAATATCGACCAACTATGCGAACTGGTTGTCTTGCTAGATTTCGAGTAGCCTATGATTATGTTCGTAAGCTTTGGAGAGTTACAAAATTTGAGTCATCTCATAACCATAAATTAACTCCTGCGCGCTTTATTCATTTGATTCCCAATTATCGTAAATTAAGTGAAGCGGATAAAGAAGTTGTCAATGGTTTGCATTCACAAGGCGTTAGAACTTGTCATATATTGGGCTTTTTGATGGGGCAAAAAGGAGGTCATGAAAATCTTGGATTTATTAAAAAAGACCTATACAACTATACGCATCATCAAGGAAGGGTAAGAATTGAAGGTGGTGATACTTTTGCCACTTTGAGTTATTTTCAAGGAAAAGCTGATAGTGATtcaacctttttttttcttcagagtTTACCTTTACAGATGACGGGCGGTTAG